The Theropithecus gelada isolate Dixy chromosome X, Tgel_1.0, whole genome shotgun sequence genome includes a window with the following:
- the POU3F4 gene encoding POU domain, class 3, transcription factor 4 → MATAASNPYSILNSTSLVHADSAGMQQGSPFRNPQKLLQSDYLQGVPSNGHPLGHHWVTSLSDGGPWSSTLAASPLDQQDVKPGREDLQLGAIIHHRSPHVAHHSPHTNHPNAWGASPAPNPSITSSGQPLNVYSQPGFTVSGMLEHGGLTPPPAAASAQSLHPVLREPPDHGELGSHHCQDHSDEETPTSDELEQFAKQFKQRRIKLGFTQADVGLALGTLYGNVFSQTTICRFEALQLSFKNMCKLKPLLNKWLEEADSSTGSPTSIDKIAAQGRKRKKRTSIEVSVKGVLETHFLKCPKPAAQEISSLADSLQLEKEVVRVWFCNRRQKEKRMTPPGDQQPHEVYSHTVKTDTSCHDL, encoded by the coding sequence ATGGCCACAGCTGCCTCGAATCCCTACAGCATTCTCAATTCCACCTCCCTAGTCCATGCGGACTCTGCGGGCATGCAGCAGGGGAGTCCTTTCCGCAACCCTCAGAAACTTCTCCAAAGTGATTACTTGCAGGGAGTTCCCAGCAATGGGCATCCCCTGGGGCATCACTGGGTGACCAGTCTGAGCGACGGGGGCCCATGGTCCTCTACCCTGGCCGCCAGCCCCCTGGACCAGCAGGACGTGAAGCCCGGGCGCGAAGACCTGCAACTGGGTGCGATCATCCATCACCGCTCGCCACACGTAGCCCACCACTCACCGCACACTAACCACCCCAACGCCTGGGGGGCGAGCCCGGCACCGAACCCGTCTATCACGTCGAGCGGCCAACCCCTCAACGTGTACTCGCAGCCTGGCTTCACCGTGAGTGGCATGCTGGAACACGGGGGACTCACCCCACCTCCAGCTGCCGCCTCTGCACAGAGCCTGCACCCGGTGCTCCGAGAGCCCCCGGATCACGGCGAACTGGGCTCGCACCATTGCCAGGATCACTCCGACGAAGAGACGCCAACCTCTGATGAGTTGGAACAGTTCGCCAAACAATTCAAACAAAGAAGAATCAAGTTGGGCTTCACGCAGGCCGACGTGGGGTTGGCGCTGGGCACACTGTATGGTAACGTGTTCTCGCAGACCACCATCTGCAGGTTCGAGGCCTTGCAGTTGAGCTTCAAAAATATGTGCAAGCTGAAGCCCCTGCTGAACAAGTGGCTGGAGGAGGCTGATTCGTCCACAGGGAGCCCGACCAGCATTGACAAGATCGCTGCACAGGGCCGCAAGCGCAAGAAGAGGACCTCCATCGAGGTGAGTGTCAAGGGCGTACTGGAGACGCATTTCCTCAAGTGTCCCAAGCCTGCCGCGCAGGAGATCTCCTCGCTGGCAGACAGCCTCCAGTTGGAGAAAGAAGTGGTGCGTGTCTGGTTCTGTAATcgaagacaaaaagagaaaagaatgactCCGCCAGGGGATCAGCAG